The DNA segment GCGCATCAGGGCCACCCAACCCGTGTCGCGAGGCAGGCCGTACTCGGCGGAGATGCTGTCGCCGAGCACCACGATGACCGGTCTGGCCTGTTCCGGCGCGTTCGCCGCGCTTGCCGCGACGGGCATTGAAAAAAGAGTAGCGGCCAGCACGGCCGAGCCGAATGCCGTAGTCAGCGCAGCCGCGCGAGGCGCCACGGCGCGCACTTTCAACCTACGCTTCACCATGCTAAACAAAACTGATCCAGTCATTGAAGTGCGGGGTTTGTGCAAAAGGGTTAAGGATGCAACGGGCGAACTGACGATTCTCGAGAACATTGATCTTGCCATCGAGGCCGGCAGCAGTGTGGCGATCGTCGGTGCATCCGGGTCCGGCAAGTCTACGCTGCTAGGCTTGCTCGCAGGGTTGGACAGCGCAAGCTCGGGCTCGGTTCGCCTGCTCGGCCGCGAACTCGCCGAACTGAACGAAGACGAGCGCGCTGCATTACGCAGCGGCTCCGTCGGATTCGTATTCCAGTCGTTCCAATTGATGCCGCATCTGACCGCGCTCGAAAACGTCACGTTGCCGCTCGAACTGCAAGGTGGAATCGGCACGCGCGAAGCCGCGGCGCGCGCTCGCGGTCTGCTGGAGCAGGTGGGGCTCGGCAAGCGCACCGGTCACTACCCGAAGCTCCTGTCGGGCGGTGAGCAGCAGCGTGTTGCGTTGGCACGCGCGTTCGTGACGCACCCCGCCATTCTGTTCGCGGACGAACCCACCGGCAGTCTGGATGCGGCCACGGGCCATGCGGTGATCGACCTGATGTTCCAGATGAATCGCGCGAACGGCGCCACACTGATTCTCGTCACACACGACATTGAACTCGCAAGACGTTGCGACACCACGGTGACGATCGAGGCAGGACGGTTGGCTTGAGGTTCGGCTAACGCGGGCGCCAATGCAAAGCGGGCCATCTGGGCCCGCTTTGTCGTTGCCGTCTCAGCTTTGCTTCATTCGGCCGGCGCCATTGAATGTCACTTCTTCAACGCGGCGCGCGCACGTTCGATCAACGCCGACGTCGACGAGTCATGCTTCTTGACGTCCGCACCCGGCGACGTGAGATCGGCCTCGACGACCTTGCCGAGGATCTTGCCCAACTCCACGCCCCATTGATCGAACGGATTGATGTCCCACACCGACGCCTGCACGAGCACCTTGTGTTCGTACAGGGCGATCAACGCACCGAGTGAACGCGCGGTCAGCGCGTCGACGATAATCGTCGTAGTGGGGCGGTTGCCAGGGAACACCAGGTGCGGCGCAAGATCGGGCTTGTCCGCGCCGGCGACTTTCTTCGCTTCTTCGAGCGTGCGGCCGAGCATCAGCGCTTCACTCTGCGCAAAGCAATTGGCGAGCAGCTTCGGATGATGGCTGACAAGCGGATGCTCCGGCGTCAGTACGGCGATGAAGTCGATCGGCACGATGGTCGAACCTTGATGCAGCATCTGAAAGAATGCATGCTGACCGTTCGTGCCCGGCTCGCCCCATGTGACGGCGGCGGTCGGATAGTCGACCATCGCGCCATCGAGCCGCGCCGACTTGCCATTGCTCTCCATCTCGAGCTGTTGCAGATACGAGGGCAGGAAATGCATCGCTTCCGAATACGGCGCGACCAGATAGCTTTGCGAGCCGAAAAAGTTGCGATACCAGATGCCGATCATGCCGAGCAGTACCGGCAGGTTCTTGTCGAGCGGCGCGGTACGGAAATGCTGGTCCATGTCGTTCGCGCCGGCGAGCAGTTCGTTGAACTGGTCGGGCCCGATCGCGATCATGATGGACAGGCCCACCGCTGACCACAGCGAGTAGCGGCCACCCACCCAGTCCCACATCTGGAACACGTTCTCTTTCGCGATGCCGAACTTCACGACCTCGGCGGGATTGGCCGACACGCCGACGAAATGCTTCGCCAGTTCGCTTTCCGGGCAGCCCTTGCTGATGAACCAGTCGCGCATGGAGTGCGCATTGGTCATGGTCTCAAGCGTAGTGAACGTCTTCGAGACGACGATCACGAGCGTTTCCTCGGGATCGATCTGTTGCATCACGTTGTAGATATCCGCGCCGTCAACATTCGACACGAAGTGCGACGTGATTTCTCGCGTGGCCAGATGATGCAACGCGCTCACGACCATCTTCGGCCCGAGATCGGAGCCGCCGATGCCGATGTTCACCACATAGCGGATACGCTTGCCCGTGTAGCCTTTCCACTCACCGCTGCGCACCTTGTCGGCAAACGCCGCCATCCTGGCGCGCTCGGCCTGTACCTCGGCATGGAACGGCGCGTTCGGATCGTTCGAGCGCAATGCGGTATGCAGTGCCGCGCGGTGTTCGGTCGGATTGACGATATCGCCCGCAAACATGGCGTCGCGCCGCTTCTCGACGCCCGCTTCGCGCGCGAGCTGCACGAGCAGCTTCAGCGTTTCATCGGTGATGCGGTTCTTCGAGAAATCGATTGCGAGGCCGCCGCCCGAGAACGCGAAGCGCTCGGCACGGGTAGGCGCGGGGTCGTTCTCGGGTGCAAACCAGTCGCGCATGTGGGCATCGCGAATCTTCTCGTAATGCGTTTGCAGCGAGGACCAGGAAGGGAGCGAGTTCTGGGTCATAGCGTCCGTTTAACCAGGGGAACGAGGGAAGGCCAGCGCGCCAGAGGCGCTGCCGGGGATGTTGCAACGTTGCTGTCAACGTGATGCCGCACGGCCGGGTTCGGCTCATATTGCCGCAAGATTCGACGAGTTGGAAAAGTCGCTCGCCAGCGCGGCAATGTCGCCGCCGCCCGTGCCGACACCTCACGTTAAACCTTGCGCTAACCGCTGCCGTATTCGCCGCGCGGCAAGCAGGCTGGCCGCGGGTCAGCAGCAGGACAGCAGCGCAGTCAGTGAATCAGTATAGCGGCCCCGCGTGACAGAGGAAGGTGGAGTGAACATCGCGCGCAAAGTCGGGGAACGCGAACGCCCGTGCACAGGGTTGCCGCATCAACCATGCGACGGATAGAAAAGCCGGTTGAGCAACGTGCGCACCATCGGCGCGAGTTCGCCGGCGGTCAGCCCGGCCGGGCCGTGCCCTTGAGCGCTGAGCGTATCGGCGGCGAGCCCGTGCAGGTACACGCCCGCCAAAGCCGCCTCGAAGCGCGGCAAATGCTGCGCGAGCAGTGCGCCGATTATGCCGCCGAGCACGTCGCCAGTGCCGCACGTGGCGAGCGCGGCGTTGCCTGTCGGGTTGATCGCGATGCGGCCGTCCGGCGTGGCAATCACGGTGCCGGTTCCTTTCAGCACGATGACGCTCGCAAAGCGCGCGGCGAGCGCGCGCGCGGCGGCAAGCCGGTCGGCCTGCACGGTGGGCGCGTCGGTGCCGAGCAGACGAGCCGCTTCGAGTGGATGCGGCGTCAGCACGCAAGGGTCGCCCTGCGTGCCGCGCGCGGTCACTTCGGCCGCGAGCGACGCATCTTTCGAAATCAGGTTGAGCGCGTCGGCGTCGAACAGCTTGGGCACGTCGAGTCGCAGCACATCGTGCAGCACGCGCGTGGCGCGCTCCCCATGACCCATCCCGCAGCCGACGGCCAGCGCGTCCATGGTGTCGAGCGGCAGATCGTCGATGGCGTGCAACATCAGTTCGGGATGCGGCGGATCGTAGGGCGGCGCGCCTTCGCCGAGCAGCGCGACATGCACCTTGCCCGCACCGGTGTACAGCGCGGCGCGCGACGCGAGGATCGGCGCGCCGCACATGCCGGTGTCGCCGCCCACTACCGCAAGACTGCCGAACGTGCCTTTGTTCGTCGCGAAATCGCGCGGCGGCAGGCTCGCCGCGAACAACTCCGGCGCGTTCAGTTGCACGGCTGTGCGCTGGCTGCAGTCGAGCCCGATCGGCGCGACCGTGACCGAGCCGGCGAGATCGCGTCCCTGCGCGGTGAAAAGCCCCGGTTTGGCCGCGATGAACGTCACGGTATGCGTGGCGTGGACGGCGGCGCTGTCTTTGCCGCCGACGACCGTGCCGGTGTCGCTGTCAAGGCCGCTCGGCACGTCGAGCGCCAGCACGCCGCCCTTGCGCGGGCGCGCTTTCGCCCGCTGCGTCAGTTGACGGGCCACGCTGGCAAAAACGCCGTCCAATTCGCGCGTGAGACCGATCCCGAACATGCCGTCCACGAGCCATGTGTAGCCGGCCAGCGAGGCCGGCATGTCGGCGGTGATCGGCACGCCGGCGGCGCGGGCCGTGGCGAGCGCCCAGCGGGCGTCGTCCGCTTTCACTTCGACCGGCATGCACAGTTCGACGGCGATGCCGGCCTCGTGCAACTCAGCCGCGAGGATGAGCGCATCGCCGCCGTTGTTGCCGGGGCCCGCGATCAGCCACACCTTCTGCTTCGATTTCTCGATCGACGTGTCGCGCGTGATCTGTTCGAGGAGGAAACTCGCGGCCGATTTGCCGGCGCGCGCCATCAGCGTATAGGGCGGCAAGGCGGCCGACGCCTGGGTTTCGGCGATCCGCAATTCGGTGAGCGTCAGAAGCGGCAGCGCACGGTCGTGCG comes from the Paraburkholderia sp. PREW-6R genome and includes:
- a CDS encoding ABC transporter ATP-binding protein — its product is MLNKTDPVIEVRGLCKRVKDATGELTILENIDLAIEAGSSVAIVGASGSGKSTLLGLLAGLDSASSGSVRLLGRELAELNEDERAALRSGSVGFVFQSFQLMPHLTALENVTLPLELQGGIGTREAAARARGLLEQVGLGKRTGHYPKLLSGGEQQRVALARAFVTHPAILFADEPTGSLDAATGHAVIDLMFQMNRANGATLILVTHDIELARRCDTTVTIEAGRLA
- the pgi gene encoding glucose-6-phosphate isomerase, whose protein sequence is MTQNSLPSWSSLQTHYEKIRDAHMRDWFAPENDPAPTRAERFAFSGGGLAIDFSKNRITDETLKLLVQLAREAGVEKRRDAMFAGDIVNPTEHRAALHTALRSNDPNAPFHAEVQAERARMAAFADKVRSGEWKGYTGKRIRYVVNIGIGGSDLGPKMVVSALHHLATREITSHFVSNVDGADIYNVMQQIDPEETLVIVVSKTFTTLETMTNAHSMRDWFISKGCPESELAKHFVGVSANPAEVVKFGIAKENVFQMWDWVGGRYSLWSAVGLSIMIAIGPDQFNELLAGANDMDQHFRTAPLDKNLPVLLGMIGIWYRNFFGSQSYLVAPYSEAMHFLPSYLQQLEMESNGKSARLDGAMVDYPTAAVTWGEPGTNGQHAFFQMLHQGSTIVPIDFIAVLTPEHPLVSHHPKLLANCFAQSEALMLGRTLEEAKKVAGADKPDLAPHLVFPGNRPTTTIIVDALTARSLGALIALYEHKVLVQASVWDINPFDQWGVELGKILGKVVEADLTSPGADVKKHDSSTSALIERARAALKK
- a CDS encoding NAD(P)H-hydrate dehydratase, which encodes MTNADTTLPTLINPHDRALPLLTLTELRIAETQASAALPPYTLMARAGKSAASFLLEQITRDTSIEKSKQKVWLIAGPGNNGGDALILAAELHEAGIAVELCMPVEVKADDARWALATARAAGVPITADMPASLAGYTWLVDGMFGIGLTRELDGVFASVARQLTQRAKARPRKGGVLALDVPSGLDSDTGTVVGGKDSAAVHATHTVTFIAAKPGLFTAQGRDLAGSVTVAPIGLDCSQRTAVQLNAPELFAASLPPRDFATNKGTFGSLAVVGGDTGMCGAPILASRAALYTGAGKVHVALLGEGAPPYDPPHPELMLHAIDDLPLDTMDALAVGCGMGHGERATRVLHDVLRLDVPKLFDADALNLISKDASLAAEVTARGTQGDPCVLTPHPLEAARLLGTDAPTVQADRLAAARALAARFASVIVLKGTGTVIATPDGRIAINPTGNAALATCGTGDVLGGIIGALLAQHLPRFEAALAGVYLHGLAADTLSAQGHGPAGLTAGELAPMVRTLLNRLFYPSHG